TAACGGATGGAGAATCTCTTGTCGAGCGCGAAAGAGGTCGCTTTCACGCCACACTCGTACGGCTCGGCCTTCACCGGATCGTAGGAACCGAACCGCACCACCTTTGCCACCAGCAGGATGATGATCGGCACGGAGATCGCGACCAGGGTGAAGATCAGGATCGGGACGTAGTGGTCCATACCCCTCCTCCAGTCGGGCGCGATCATTCTAACGGCCGATCACCGCTTGTCAATAATTTCACAAGCCTGGGGCTCACCATCTGTCGCCCCCTCCGGGGGCTTGAATCGCGGTTGGCGTCACGTTCCCTGGGGCTGACGCCCCAGGCTAACCGTATGACGCCCCCTTCGGGGGCTCATCTGGCCGAGCGCCGAAGGCGCGACACATGCGAAGCCTGGGGCGTGAGCCCCAGGGAAAAGGTGAATAAAACATCGATAAGCCGCGGAGCGGCGACAGATTCAAATCAACCGAGGTAGCGTTCTTTGACGTCCATTCCATGTTTGGTAAGCAGGATCTTCAGTTCTTCTTCAAACGATCGTCTCCGATGGTGTCGCTCCTGGTTCCGTACATATTGAGCCACCGACGACACGGCCGATTGGCTGACTGAGAAGGCCCCGTATCCCCTCTGCCATCCAAATTTCATGGCCGTAGCCTTTTCGTTCATCATTTTCGACGAATTCGCCTTGATAGTCCGCACCAAATCCGCAACACACAATTTGGGGGGCACTCTCGCCAAGACATGAACGTGATCTGGCATTCCACCCACGGCGATGATTGTGCCGCCCAACCCTTTGACAATACCTCCGACATACGGAAACAGCTGATTGCGGACGACCTGAGTCATCAGTGGAATTCGTTCCTTGGTCGAAAAAACCAAGTGTACCGACAGGTTGCTGAACGCATCTGACATTTGATCCTCCGTATTGTGCGCGGAGTCCGACGGCCCCGCCGTCACACATCTATCGCCCCCTTTGGGGCCTCGCTTGTGATGTTGACCCCTTTTCCCCGAGGCTCACGCCCCGGGGCTCACCATCTGTCGCGCCTTCGGCGCTCCGATCCGAAAAGCGGTTAAACACTCATGGCCCGGGGAGTCATCCCCCGAAACAGAAGGGTTTGAGTCGGAGAGCTGCGAAGCTTCGTCACACCCCTGCTTCGCACCGCAGCTTTCACGAATCCTTCCAATTGACGGAGGTCGAAAGTCTGGCGCCTGGATCTCGGTCGAGGCAACGGTAGGCGATCGCTTCGGCGAGATGGGTCGACGAAATCTGCACCTCCCCCGCGAGGTCGGCGATGGTGCGGGCGACCCTCAGAATCCGGTGGTATGCACGCGCCGACAACCCCAGCCCTCGGCTTGCATGTTCGAGCAATCGCCTTCCATCAGCATCCGGTTTGGCCCAGCGGCGAATGGCATCCGGACCCATCTCGCCGTTGCAGTGCGGGCCGGCGTCGGCAAACCGATGCGCCTGTCGGCGCCTGGCTGCGGCAACCCTTTTCGCAACGACCTCGGAAGTTTCTCCCCGTCGGTCGGCTGAAAGCTCCCGCCACGGCACCGCCGGGACCGTCACCTGCAGGTCGAGGCGGTCGAGCAGCGGCCCGGAGATCCTCGCCCTGTATCTCTCCACCGCGACCGGCGTGCAGCGGCACTCCCGTCGATCATCACCCAGATAACCACACGGGCACGGATTGGCGGCCGCAACCATTTGAAAGCTGGCCGGAAAGACCAACGTCGCCTGCGCTCGTGCCACCGTCACCTGACGATCCTCCAGAGGTTGCCTCAAGGCCTCGAGCACATCCCGCCGGAATTCGGTCAGCTCGTCGAGGAAGAGCACGCCATTGTGTGCGAGCGAAGCCTCGCCCGGTTGAGGGCTGGCGCCACCTCCTATCAGTGCCGCCGCCGACGTGGTGTGATGCGGTGCTCGGAAGGGCCTTCTCGCCAGGAGGCCCATCGGCCGGGGCACTCTCGTCGACACCGAAAAGACGCAGGTCGTCTCGATCGCTTCCTCGGTGATCATCGGCGGCAGGATCCCCGGCAGCCTCCGCGCGAGCATCGACTTCCCCGCTCCCGGCGGGCCTATGAAGAGGAGGTGGTGGCCTCCCGCCGCGGCAACTTCGAGCGCTCTTCTCGCCTGTTCCTGGCCAATGACATCGACGAGGTCGAAAAACGCGATTGGGTCCCTCCGTTCGCTTTCGGGGGACAGCCGGGGTGGCAGCGGAGTTCCGTCCCTGACGTATCGAACAACCTCACCGAGGCTCCCCGCACCCACCACGCGAACCCCCGCGACCACCTCGCCTTCCGAGTGGTTCGCCGCCGGCACGACGACTTCTTCGATCCCGTGATCTCGAGCCGCCAGAACGATGGGCAGAACCCCTCGCACCGGCTGCATTTTTCCCTCGAGGGACAGTTCGCCGAGCAGCAGACGGCCGGTCAGTGCCTCCGGAGGTACGTCTCCGGTGGTTGCGAGGAGGGCCATCGCCATCGCCAGGTCGAGTGCCGCACCCTCCTTGCGTTGGTCGGCGGGCGCCAGGTTGATCACTACATTGGCAGGTTCCGTACGCCGGCCGAGATGTCGGATTGCCGCGAAAATCCTCTCTCGCGCCTCGCGCACCGCGGTGTCGGGCAGACCAACCACCGTCACCGACGGCTGATGCGCGCGAATTCGATCCACCTCGACGGTCACGAACAACGCATCCACGCCTCGCGGCGTGGCAGAATACGCCTTCGCAAGCATAATTCTCTCCTCAGTTGTCAGCGTGGATCGATTCGAGAATGACACCACCGCCGCCGTGCGTCAAGCCATTCAGCGTCGGGTAATCAGCAAATAGTCATCATTGATCAGTCCCCGACCCTGATCACTGTTCACTGGAAACTGATGACTTTCGAGCCGCCGGGAATCCCCGGGCCCCTGCAAACGTAATAAAAGGTAGGTCAACAGGCGGTCGGCCTGTTAGAATGACCTGGACTGTCGAGCTTGGGGGCGTACTGGGTTCGACGGGGAACTATTTCGGTCGTCGGCAGCGTGTCGAGGGCCACCCGCTCGTAAATCGGGTGGAGGCAACTACAACTGCCGACAATAGCTACGCTCTGGCTGCGTAAGTAGCCACGTCCACCCCGAGGCTCGGCCCGTCGGTCTGGGGTGGACGATGCCAGACGGGCTGGATTGCCGTCGCGCCCGACGGCGGCGATCGAGATTTTTCGGGCTGGTCTCGCGGAAGGTTGCCAGCTAACTGACCGTGGGACGAGATGAAATAGCCGGCTGCACACGGAGAAACCGGCGATCGAAGTTCCTCGGACGTGGGTTCGATTCCCACCGCCTCCACCAGGCTTCGTTTTCGACCCTTGGTCGGAAACGAAGCCTGTCCCGGCGTAGCCCGTAGGGCGAAACCGAACCTCTGCCCTCACGCCACACTTTGGTCGAAAACGCCGCCCAGTGCAAGCCAATAAGTCTACGCCACTGCCTCCAACAAATGCCGATCAAGAGTCGATGGATCGAGAGCAGAATTTGTGGCGTACAATGGAATCGCCAAGATGGCCGCCCGGTAAACGGCTGGCCGTTCGATAGTGTTCACAAGAAATCATGAATTCGTTGGGGCTCGCTCCCCAAAACGGAATCCCTGGGTATTTGATGCGAAGAATTCAGATCATTCTCATTGCGCTGGTTCTCGGAACGGGTCTCCTCGCGGCACAGGAGTACAACCAGACCTTCGAGTTTCACTTCGAAGATCGGGCCATCGTCGTTCCGAAGTTCGGTCCAAAAGTGGAGGTTCTGCCGGTCCTCGAGCTCATCGGAGCGGAGCCGGGGTTCTCGCCGGCCGCGGGCACCTACGGCGTCCTCCGTGACGACCACGTCATCCAGTTCGCGGTTGACCACAAGGTTCTGCTCGTCGACGGCGAACTTCGCGAAGCGCGCGAAGCCCCCGTAGCTTCACCAAGAGGCGTAGCAGCTTCTCTGAGCTATCTGGAGCGATGGCTGCTCAGTCCACTTGGATTTCATCTCGAGCCAATTCCCCGCGGTTACCGGATCGTGCCAGGGGCGCGCTTTGCCGAACCGATCGGCGTTCGTCCGGTTGCCGCCGATTTCGAGGCCACCACAACTCTCGTCCTGACTCTCAACCGGCCGGCGGAAGTCGATGTCGAGGAAATGCCCCCCGGCGTCATTACGGTTCGGTTCGAAGACGGTTCCCCGCAGCTCGACTCCTCGTTTCGGTTCAGCTCGCAAAGGGTGACCTCACTGACCAGCAGCGACCAGGACATTTTCATCAGGCTCGCGAGTGGTGCCGGATTGACCTCGTGGCATCCACTCGAGAACCCCCCCAGGATCACCTTCGAGATCGGTGCCGCGCGACCGACTCCGGTCCCTGCGCAGGCAAGGGCTCCAGTCGTCCGACCCACCGGGCCCAGACCGGTGGTGATCGACCCCGGCCACGGCGGTGACGACGTCGGCGCCCAATCACCAGAGGGGTTGCTGGAAAAAGACGTCACCCTTGCGATTGGGCGTCAACTGGCTAGAATTCTCGAAAATCGTGGCCATTCCGTGAGGCTCACACGTGACGGCGATCAGAGTCGCGTCCTGACTGACCGCACGGCGTTCGCCAACCGCCTCGAGGCGCCGGCCTTCATCTCCCTGCATGCCAACGCGTCCACCTTTACCTCCGCCACCGGTGCCGAGACCTATTTCATGAGCCTCGACGGAGCCAGCGACGAGGCGGCGGCAGCAACCGCCGACCTGGAAAACCGGGCCGGATCTTTGCCTGAAGATCTCACGTCTCTCGATCTCATTCTCTGGGATCTCGCGCAGGCCGAGGTCCTCAATGAGAGTGCCGAGCTGGCGTTGGCCATACAGGGCCGACTCAACGCCCGCCTTGGCACCCGCGATCGGGGAGTCAAACAGGCGCCGTTCGTTGTCCTCAAGGGCGCCACCATGCCGGCGGTTCTGGTCGAGATCGGCTTCCTCTCGAACCGCACCGAAGCAGAGCGGTTGACCAGTCCCGAATACCAGCAACAGCTCGCCGAGGCCATCGCCATCGGTATCGAGGACTTCCTGAGGCGCTGATGAACTGGCGTGTCGCCCTGATTGCGGTCGCCGCAGTAGCTTCAATCGCGCTGCTCGTCTGGCTGCTGAGCGGGAGTGAGCCACACCCGGTCAGCGAGGAAGACTTCCAGGCTGGGGCGTTGCCTACGCCGACGCCGGCACCCGAGCAGCGGGTCGTTCTCCTCTTCGCCGGTTCCGACGGATTGCTTCATCCCGAGCTTCGATCGGTGCCCCTACCCGAGGAAGTGTACGAGCGGATCCGCGTCGTGATGACGGAGCTGCTGGCTGGCCCCGAATCTACCTCGAACCTGGCCCCGCCGGTCCCATACGAAGCGTCACTCGACGCTGTATTCGTCGACAACAGCGGCCGCGCTTTCGTCGACATCACGGCCCCGCCGAACGAACTCGAGGGTTCGCGCATCGAGCTCATGCTCGCCTACGGAATCGTCAACTCGATCATTCTCAACTGCCCGGAGGTGTCGTCGGTGCAGATTCTCTTCGGCGGCCACGAGGTCGATTCGTTGACCGGACACCTCGATCTTTCCCGGCCGTTGGTGCTCAACAAGCGATTCATCGCCTCGTCCTGAGCTACTCCGTCGTCTCGAATGAAGAACCGAATAGCTGCCATCGACTCGGCGGCCACATCCGACCGGGTGGAGCTTCCGAAATTCCACATTCCTCAGTCCGATTTCGACTCTGCCCAACTGTACCCATATGCCACGCCAATGGAATTGAAGTCACCCCCGATGCGGGTGAACGCCCCGGTGCTGGCCGCGATTCGCAGTGAATGATTGCGACGGATTTGGATTGCCACAGTCGCACCGACGCGAGAGTTTCGCTGGAGGTCATCGCTCTCGACACCATTGACGGTGGTCTGACCACCCCACCAGAAATTGCCATCCACCGCCACCCACAACCCGGGCTTGATCAGATAGCGCGCGTGACACTGGGTCGAGAGGATCGGATCCTGCTCACGGGTGAGGCCTCCGAAGAAGTCCGTGTTGTCGGTGTAGAACCAACCACCAACGTAACCGTCGATCGCCCACCGATCCATCACCCGGACAAATCCGATCTCCGGCTTGAACGACCATCGGTTTGTGCCGATATTGATCAACTTCAATGGATCGTATTGTCCGGTCGGCGCCTTGACCAGCAAACTGGCGCCGATCAGAGTTCCGGGTCGGTAGCTCCGGAACTCCATTAGGCTCATGGCGGGCGCGCCGTAAAGATTGACGCCTACTCGAACACCCATGTCGCCGAGTCCGGAACGGTCCGCATACGCCTGTTCGCCGAGGTACAGACCTTCGAGGTGGCCGACCACGTAGGGCACATAGATCCCGATATTTGCCGATCGACCGGCGAAGTCGAACGTGCGGGCAAAGCCCAGACTCGAAAAGGTAATCTGGCCACTGGCGTCGTCGATCGGCCCCGATGGGTCGAACGCGAGATCACCGTCGTTGTATGCCGCCGTAAGGTTCACCAGGTTGACGCCATAGGGCGCCGGCGTGTAGGCCGCCGGCACCAGCTCCTGCGCCACGACGACATGTGCCAAGAGAGCCGACAGGCACATCGAAATGGCGACCGCTCCGTTCGAGAACGGCACCCGTTTCCGATTCTCCAATCCCGGCGACATCATCCGGAAGGATACCTCAGGAACCTCTGGAACTCGTTCGCCCCGCCACACCCCAATTTCGAAATTCGAAATTCAAAATTCGCCAAGGTCTATACTCCTCCCGACAAGGAGACGCCGATGCGACCCGACGGACGCCAGCCGCACGAGATCCGGCCGATCACTATCGAGCCCGACTTCATTCGCTATCCGGAAGGCAGCGTGCTCTACCGCGCAGGAGACACCGTGGTCCTGTGTAATGCCAGCTTGCTCGATCGCACCGCGCCTTTTCTTCGAGGCTCGGGCGAGGGCTGGGTGACCGCGGAGTACGCCATGCTGCCGCGTGCGACCGACACCCGATCGGAACGCGAGGTCAAGAAGGGCCACCCGAGCGGTCGTTCGCAGGAGATCCAGCGCCTCATCGGAAGATCCCTGCGCGCCGCCGTCCGCCGTGACCTGCTCGGGGAGTGCACCATCGCCCTCGATTGCGATGTCCTCCAGGCCGATGGCTCGACCCGTACCGCTTCGATTTCGGGCGGTTGGATTTCCCTTGTATTCGCACTCGGTCAAATGCAGGAGCAAGGGCTTCTCTCGGAGTGGCCGCTGACCCACCAGATCATCGCCGTCGCCGTCGGG
This sequence is a window from Acidobacteriota bacterium. Protein-coding genes within it:
- the ndhC gene encoding NADH-quinone oxidoreductase subunit A — encoded protein: MDHYVPILIFTLVAISVPIIILLVAKVVRFGSYDPVKAEPYECGVKATSFALDKRFSIRYYVIAVLFVIFDVETIFLFPWAVIFDKLALFGFIEMMVFLAILLVGYVYAWRRGALEWA
- the tnpA gene encoding IS200/IS605 family transposase; translated protein: MSDAFSNLSVHLVFSTKERIPLMTQVVRNQLFPYVGGIVKGLGGTIIAVGGMPDHVHVLARVPPKLCVADLVRTIKANSSKMMNEKATAMKFGWQRGYGAFSVSQSAVSSVAQYVRNQERHHRRRSFEEELKILLTKHGMDVKERYLG
- a CDS encoding YifB family Mg chelatase-like AAA ATPase, whose product is MLAKAYSATPRGVDALFVTVEVDRIRAHQPSVTVVGLPDTAVREARERIFAAIRHLGRRTEPANVVINLAPADQRKEGAALDLAMAMALLATTGDVPPEALTGRLLLGELSLEGKMQPVRGVLPIVLAARDHGIEEVVVPAANHSEGEVVAGVRVVGAGSLGEVVRYVRDGTPLPPRLSPESERRDPIAFFDLVDVIGQEQARRALEVAAAGGHHLLFIGPPGAGKSMLARRLPGILPPMITEEAIETTCVFSVSTRVPRPMGLLARRPFRAPHHTTSAAALIGGGASPQPGEASLAHNGVLFLDELTEFRRDVLEALRQPLEDRQVTVARAQATLVFPASFQMVAAANPCPCGYLGDDRRECRCTPVAVERYRARISGPLLDRLDLQVTVPAVPWRELSADRRGETSEVVAKRVAAARRRQAHRFADAGPHCNGEMGPDAIRRWAKPDADGRRLLEHASRGLGLSARAYHRILRVARTIADLAGEVQISSTHLAEAIAYRCLDRDPGARLSTSVNWKDS
- a CDS encoding N-acetylmuramoyl-L-alanine amidase, with product MRRIQIILIALVLGTGLLAAQEYNQTFEFHFEDRAIVVPKFGPKVEVLPVLELIGAEPGFSPAAGTYGVLRDDHVIQFAVDHKVLLVDGELREAREAPVASPRGVAASLSYLERWLLSPLGFHLEPIPRGYRIVPGARFAEPIGVRPVAADFEATTTLVLTLNRPAEVDVEEMPPGVITVRFEDGSPQLDSSFRFSSQRVTSLTSSDQDIFIRLASGAGLTSWHPLENPPRITFEIGAARPTPVPAQARAPVVRPTGPRPVVIDPGHGGDDVGAQSPEGLLEKDVTLAIGRQLARILENRGHSVRLTRDGDQSRVLTDRTAFANRLEAPAFISLHANASTFTSATGAETYFMSLDGASDEAAAATADLENRAGSLPEDLTSLDLILWDLAQAEVLNESAELALAIQGRLNARLGTRDRGVKQAPFVVLKGATMPAVLVEIGFLSNRTEAERLTSPEYQQQLAEAIAIGIEDFLRR
- a CDS encoding GerMN domain-containing protein, producing the protein MNWRVALIAVAAVASIALLVWLLSGSEPHPVSEEDFQAGALPTPTPAPEQRVVLLFAGSDGLLHPELRSVPLPEEVYERIRVVMTELLAGPESTSNLAPPVPYEASLDAVFVDNSGRAFVDITAPPNELEGSRIELMLAYGIVNSIILNCPEVSSVQILFGGHEVDSLTGHLDLSRPLVLNKRFIASS
- a CDS encoding transporter, with translation MSPGLENRKRVPFSNGAVAISMCLSALLAHVVVAQELVPAAYTPAPYGVNLVNLTAAYNDGDLAFDPSGPIDDASGQITFSSLGFARTFDFAGRSANIGIYVPYVVGHLEGLYLGEQAYADRSGLGDMGVRVGVNLYGAPAMSLMEFRSYRPGTLIGASLLVKAPTGQYDPLKLINIGTNRWSFKPEIGFVRVMDRWAIDGYVGGWFYTDNTDFFGGLTREQDPILSTQCHARYLIKPGLWVAVDGNFWWGGQTTVNGVESDDLQRNSRVGATVAIQIRRNHSLRIAASTGAFTRIGGDFNSIGVAYGYSWAESKSD
- the rph gene encoding ribonuclease PH, producing the protein MRPDGRQPHEIRPITIEPDFIRYPEGSVLYRAGDTVVLCNASLLDRTAPFLRGSGEGWVTAEYAMLPRATDTRSEREVKKGHPSGRSQEIQRLIGRSLRAAVRRDLLGECTIALDCDVLQADGSTRTASISGGWISLVFALGQMQEQGLLSEWPLTHQIIAVAVGLVNGEARVDLDYGEDFDCDVDLNLVFTGDGRLIEIQGTAEGESFSREQLESLVDVGWRGAQQVAAKQREVVGPRLEVLGLTLP